Proteins from one Nitrobacteraceae bacterium AZCC 2146 genomic window:
- a CDS encoding CBS domain-containing protein (product_source=COG0517; cath_funfam=3.10.580.10; cog=COG0517; pfam=PF00571,PF04972; smart=SM00116; superfamily=54631), with product MRAHHIMTRKIIAVAPDASISEAAGLMIEHHVSGLPVVDAVGTLVGIVTERDFLRRHEVGTQHKRPRWLEFVRGPSLQALEYVHEAGRKVDEIMTRDVHTVTEDATLSEIVDAMDKHHIKRVPVMRDGKLVGIVSRQNFVQAVANTSRDVADPAAGDEFIRRRIVTTIRQQEWTPVGLSVLVREGVVDISGVITDENIRQAIVVAAENVAGVKRVHDHLCWVDPMSGVYFLPEDDRTTKAV from the coding sequence ATGAGAGCTCATCATATTATGACCCGCAAAATTATTGCGGTTGCGCCCGATGCCTCGATCAGCGAGGCGGCCGGGCTCATGATCGAACATCACGTCAGCGGGCTGCCCGTCGTAGACGCGGTGGGTACCTTGGTTGGTATCGTGACCGAACGCGATTTTTTGCGCCGGCATGAAGTGGGAACACAGCACAAGCGGCCGCGCTGGCTCGAATTCGTTCGTGGCCCGAGTCTGCAGGCGCTCGAATATGTTCATGAGGCCGGGCGCAAGGTCGATGAGATCATGACCCGGGACGTTCACACGGTCACCGAAGATGCGACGCTATCGGAGATCGTGGACGCGATGGACAAGCATCATATCAAACGCGTTCCGGTCATGCGGGACGGGAAACTGGTCGGCATTGTGAGCCGGCAGAACTTCGTGCAGGCGGTTGCGAATACCTCTCGGGACGTTGCCGATCCGGCGGCCGGCGACGAGTTCATTCGAAGACGCATCGTGACGACGATCCGTCAACAGGAATGGACGCCCGTCGGGCTCAGCGTTCTGGTGCGCGAGGGCGTCGTCGATATCAGCGGCGTCATCACGGATGAGAATATTCGCCAGGCGATCGTCGTCGCGGCAGAGAATGTGGCCGGCGTGAAGCGGGTCCACGATCACCTGTGCTGGGTCGATCCGATGTCGGGCGTCTATTTCCTGCCGGAGGACGACAGAACGACAAAAGCCGTCTGA
- a CDS encoding NAD(P)-dependent dehydrogenase (short-subunit alcohol dehydrogenase family) (product_source=COG1028; cath_funfam=3.40.50.720; cog=COG1028; pfam=PF13561; superfamily=51735): protein MFRDLFSLAGRVALVTGGSRGIGKMIAEGFLSQDAAKVYITARKAGPCEATAQELSAEYAGECIALPIDISTMAGIEMLAIEIKKREPKLDILVNNAGAAWGAEFDEFPESGWDKVMNLNVKTPFFLTKALAGPLRAAATAEKPAKVINIASIDGIFVNPMETYSYAASKSGLIHLTRRMAVRLIKDHVVVSAIAPGPFKSDMNKAARDNADEVSTRVPAGRIGTDEDMAGAAIYLASRAGDYVVGATIAVDGGIVYANPGIKGDGWD from the coding sequence ATGTTCAGGGATCTGTTCTCGCTCGCGGGCCGCGTCGCGCTGGTGACCGGCGGCTCGCGCGGCATCGGCAAGATGATCGCGGAGGGTTTTCTCAGCCAGGACGCCGCGAAGGTCTACATCACCGCGCGCAAGGCCGGGCCGTGCGAAGCCACCGCGCAGGAATTGAGCGCGGAATATGCCGGCGAATGCATCGCGCTACCGATCGATATCTCGACCATGGCGGGCATCGAGATGCTCGCCATTGAAATCAAGAAGCGCGAACCGAAACTCGACATCCTTGTCAACAATGCCGGCGCGGCATGGGGCGCGGAGTTCGACGAATTCCCGGAGAGCGGCTGGGACAAGGTGATGAACCTCAACGTCAAGACACCATTCTTTCTCACCAAGGCGCTGGCCGGACCGCTCCGCGCCGCGGCCACCGCCGAGAAGCCGGCAAAGGTCATCAACATTGCCTCGATCGACGGCATCTTCGTCAATCCGATGGAGACCTATTCCTATGCCGCCAGCAAATCCGGCCTGATCCACCTGACGCGGCGGATGGCGGTGCGGCTGATCAAGGACCACGTCGTGGTATCGGCGATCGCGCCGGGGCCGTTCAAGTCCGACATGAACAAGGCCGCCCGCGACAATGCCGACGAGGTTTCGACGCGGGTGCCCGCGGGACGCATCGGCACCGACGAGGACATGGCGGGCGCGGCGATCTATCTCGCCTCGCGCGCCGGAGACTACGTGGTTGGTGCGACCATCGCGGTCGATGGCGGCATCGTCTATGCCAATCCCGGCATCAAGGGCGATGGCTGGGATTGA
- a CDS encoding nicotinamidase-related amidase (product_source=COG1335; cath_funfam=3.40.50.850; cog=COG1335; pfam=PF00857; superfamily=52499) — MADSVHTMVVAAEPGPIEVDWGSTALLIIDMQRDFMEPGGFGETLGNDVSQLARAVQPIAAVLQAARETGMLVVHTREGHLPDLSDAPPAKVERGAPSLRIGDPGPMGRILIRGEAGHDIIPALYPVEGEIVIDKPGKGAFYATSLGADLKAREIDTLLVCGVTTEVCVNTTVREANDRGYRCIVLADGCASYFPEFHEMGLKMIKAQGGIFGWVSDSAAVLQALESTPETSNKLAAGASR, encoded by the coding sequence ATGGCGGACTCAGTGCATACAATGGTAGTCGCCGCGGAGCCGGGTCCGATCGAGGTCGATTGGGGTAGCACGGCGCTTCTCATCATCGATATGCAGCGCGACTTCATGGAGCCCGGCGGCTTCGGCGAGACGCTCGGCAACGACGTCTCGCAACTGGCCCGCGCCGTTCAACCGATCGCTGCGGTGCTGCAAGCGGCGCGCGAAACCGGCATGCTGGTGGTGCACACCCGCGAAGGCCACCTGCCCGATCTCTCCGACGCGCCGCCGGCCAAGGTCGAGAGAGGCGCACCTTCCCTGAGGATCGGAGATCCCGGCCCGATGGGGCGCATTCTCATTCGCGGCGAGGCCGGCCACGACATCATTCCAGCTTTGTATCCGGTGGAAGGCGAGATCGTCATCGACAAGCCCGGCAAGGGCGCGTTCTACGCGACGTCGCTCGGCGCCGACCTCAAGGCGCGCGAGATCGACACGCTGCTGGTATGCGGCGTCACCACCGAGGTCTGCGTCAACACCACCGTGCGCGAGGCCAACGACCGCGGCTACCGCTGCATCGTGCTGGCCGACGGCTGCGCCTCCTACTTTCCCGAATTTCACGAGATGGGCCTGAAGATGATCAAGGCCCAGGGCGGCATCTTCGGCTGGGTCAGCGACTCCGCCGCGGTTCTTCAAGCACTGGAAAGCACACCGGAGACTTCAAACAAACTTGCAGCAGGAGCATCACGATGA
- a CDS encoding AGZA family xanthine/uracil permease-like MFS transporter (product_source=KO:K06901; ko=KO:K06901; transmembrane_helix_parts=Outside_1_25,TMhelix_26_48,Inside_49_54,TMhelix_55_77,Outside_78_91,TMhelix_92_114,Inside_115_125,TMhelix_126_148,Outside_149_176,TMhelix_177_199,Inside_200_203,TMhelix_204_226,Outside_227_301,TMhelix_302_324,Inside_325_335,TMhelix_336_355,Outside_356_358,TMhelix_359_381,Inside_382_400,TMhelix_401_423,Outside_424_442,TMhelix_443_465,Inside_466_469,TMhelix_470_487,Outside_488_496,TMhelix_497_519,Inside_520_541) yields MSTTTGTAGKSDFKPVLWTPGDWNAFFGFGTNILVNMLVLTGLLRFVIKMPDSIVFGRILPALGLMMCLSTIYYAYLAYKLAQKTGRTDVCALPSGVSVPHMFIVTFVIMLPIALKTNDPIKGWEAGLVWVFFQSFILMIGGFIAPVVRRITPRAALLGTLAGVSITFISMRPALEMFMTPQIGLVCFAIIMVSWFGGVRYPKGIPAGLVAIAVGMIIGWGSTLLGLDIGSLSGAGVKAAFSSFGFSMPLPAVDHVFSGFEYLGVILITAIPYGIYDLVEAMDNVESAEAAGDHYPTTRVLTADGVVSLIGCLMGNPFINAVYIGHPGWKAMGGRIGYSAATGLMVIVLSWFGIISLMLALIPVVAISPILLYIGMLICAQAFQTTPKEHAPAIALAITPHLAAWATVLLSGALGAAGMNFGATHAPEFVGKMAQNGVLFHGLEVMGGGSILTGLVLGAIGVFVIDRKFVNASAFALTGAVLTYFGFMHGEAIGIGGGLGVTPGVALAYAIVAAGLFAVEKYGTASLSVPQSEPPLAVPAE; encoded by the coding sequence ATGAGCACGACCACGGGGACTGCCGGCAAATCCGACTTCAAGCCTGTTCTATGGACGCCGGGCGACTGGAACGCCTTCTTCGGCTTCGGCACCAACATTCTCGTCAACATGCTGGTGCTGACCGGGCTGTTGCGCTTCGTCATCAAGATGCCGGACTCCATCGTGTTCGGCCGCATCCTGCCGGCGCTCGGCCTGATGATGTGCCTCTCGACCATCTACTACGCCTACCTCGCCTATAAGCTGGCGCAGAAGACCGGCCGCACCGATGTCTGCGCGCTGCCGTCGGGCGTTTCCGTCCCGCATATGTTCATCGTCACTTTCGTGATCATGCTGCCGATTGCGCTCAAGACGAATGACCCGATCAAGGGTTGGGAAGCCGGCCTTGTCTGGGTGTTCTTCCAGAGCTTCATCCTGATGATCGGCGGCTTCATCGCGCCGGTCGTTCGCAGAATCACGCCGCGGGCCGCGCTGCTCGGTACCCTGGCCGGCGTCTCCATCACCTTCATTTCGATGCGCCCCGCACTGGAAATGTTCATGACGCCGCAGATCGGCCTGGTCTGCTTCGCCATCATCATGGTGAGCTGGTTCGGCGGCGTACGCTATCCGAAAGGCATTCCGGCTGGCCTCGTCGCCATCGCGGTCGGCATGATCATCGGCTGGGGATCGACGCTGCTCGGCCTCGATATCGGCAGCCTGTCGGGTGCCGGCGTAAAGGCTGCATTCTCAAGCTTCGGCTTTTCAATGCCGCTGCCGGCCGTCGACCATGTGTTCTCCGGATTCGAATATCTCGGCGTCATTCTGATCACCGCCATCCCTTACGGCATCTACGACCTCGTCGAGGCGATGGACAACGTCGAGAGCGCCGAAGCCGCGGGCGATCATTACCCGACCACGCGCGTGCTGACTGCCGACGGCGTCGTCAGCCTGATCGGCTGCCTGATGGGCAACCCCTTCATCAACGCGGTGTATATCGGCCATCCCGGTTGGAAGGCGATGGGCGGCCGGATCGGCTATTCAGCGGCAACCGGCCTGATGGTGATCGTGCTGTCGTGGTTCGGCATCATCTCGCTGATGCTCGCGCTCATTCCGGTGGTCGCGATTTCACCGATCCTTCTCTATATCGGCATGCTGATCTGCGCGCAGGCGTTCCAGACGACGCCGAAAGAGCACGCGCCCGCCATCGCGCTGGCGATCACGCCGCACCTCGCGGCCTGGGCCACGGTGTTGTTGAGCGGCGCGCTCGGCGCCGCCGGCATGAACTTCGGCGCCACCCACGCGCCGGAATTCGTCGGCAAGATGGCGCAGAATGGCGTGTTGTTCCACGGCCTCGAAGTGATGGGCGGCGGCTCGATCCTGACCGGCCTTGTGCTCGGCGCGATCGGCGTCTTCGTCATCGACCGCAAGTTCGTCAATGCATCGGCCTTCGCGCTAACTGGCGCGGTGCTGACCTATTTCGGCTTCATGCACGGCGAGGCCATTGGCATCGGCGGCGGTTTGGGGGTGACGCCGGGCGTCGCCCTGGCCTATGCTATCGTGGCCGCCGGACTGTTCGCAGTGGAAA